One Desulfovibrio fairfieldensis genomic window carries:
- a CDS encoding helix-turn-helix domain-containing protein encodes MPTKHNIGSRIRSFREEREIDLEALSQDTNLSVEFLNQLENGEIYPSIGPMQKLARALGVRLGTFLDDQYTRDPIIGRIGGEGGDPALHTGRMARPTYVYHALGKGKSDRNMEPFYIEIFPDPSVERKTSSHQGEEFILVLEGELLVIYGRESHVLKAGDTIYYNSIVPHFVGAAGDAPVRIMAVAYNP; translated from the coding sequence ATGCCCACAAAACACAATATCGGCAGCCGGATCCGTTCCTTCCGCGAGGAACGTGAAATTGATCTGGAAGCCCTGTCCCAGGACACCAATCTGAGTGTGGAATTCCTGAACCAGCTGGAAAACGGCGAAATTTACCCCAGCATCGGCCCCATGCAGAAGCTGGCCCGCGCTCTGGGCGTGCGCCTGGGCACCTTTCTGGATGACCAGTACACCCGCGACCCGATCATCGGACGCATCGGCGGCGAGGGCGGCGATCCGGCCCTGCACACCGGGCGCATGGCCCGGCCCACCTATGTTTATCATGCGCTGGGCAAGGGCAAGAGCGACCGCAACATGGAGCCCTTTTACATTGAAATTTTTCCCGACCCCTCGGTGGAACGCAAAACCTCATCCCATCAGGGCGAGGAATTCATCCTGGTGCTTGAGGGCGAACTGCTGGTGATCTACGGGCGGGAGAGCCACGTGCTCAAGGCCGGGGACACCATCTATTACAATTCCATTGTGCCGCATTTCGTGGGCGCGGCCGGGGATGCGCCGGTCAGAATCATGGCCGTGGCGTATAATCCTTAA
- a CDS encoding AMP-binding protein — MDEKVRERQAQFELREWTLGQILDHTVARFPDREAIVYADRDYRLTWREFADVVDQFAKGLMALGVQKGEKVAVWATNVPYWVALQFATAKIGAILLTVNTNYREHELRYLLGQSECENIFLIDNLRDHDYIATLYKIVPELRTQGRGNLRCAELPHLKRVCFLGAEKHRGMYSVPEILAMSVMVDDEEYEARQAALDPWDEINMQYTSGTTGFPRGVMLTHVGVGLNGYWIGRHQGFTEQDRLCLPVPLFHCYGCVLGVSACVNHGTTMVILETYNPLKVLAAVDSERCTALYGVPTMFLAELEHKLFKRFDVSSLRTGIMAGSVCPEPLMRRVVEDMYMKEITICYGLTEASPVMTQSDTHDPLAVRCETVGCAMPGIEVRVGDPETCEELPRGEVGEILCRGYNIMKGYYKMPEDTARAISPEGWLHSGDLGVMDEHGYVRVTGRIKDMIIRGGENVYPREVEEFLLQMDGVLDVQVVAVPSRKYGEEVGAFVIPRPGADLLPEDIRDFCRGKIAWFKIPKYVALVDAFPLTASGKIQKYKLREMAAERWPEPMQ, encoded by the coding sequence ATGGACGAAAAAGTACGCGAGCGGCAGGCTCAGTTTGAACTGCGCGAATGGACCCTGGGGCAGATTCTCGATCATACCGTGGCCCGCTTTCCCGACCGGGAGGCCATTGTCTACGCCGACCGCGACTACCGCCTGACCTGGCGGGAATTCGCCGACGTGGTGGACCAGTTCGCCAAGGGGCTCATGGCGCTGGGCGTGCAAAAGGGCGAAAAAGTGGCGGTCTGGGCCACCAATGTGCCCTACTGGGTGGCCCTGCAATTCGCCACGGCCAAGATCGGGGCCATTCTGCTCACGGTGAACACCAATTACCGCGAACACGAGTTGCGCTACCTACTGGGCCAGTCCGAATGCGAAAACATCTTCCTCATCGACAACCTGCGCGACCATGACTATATCGCCACACTCTACAAGATCGTGCCCGAGCTGCGCACCCAGGGGCGCGGCAACCTGCGCTGCGCCGAGCTGCCGCACCTGAAGCGGGTCTGTTTTCTGGGCGCGGAAAAGCACCGGGGCATGTATTCCGTGCCGGAAATCCTGGCCATGTCCGTGATGGTGGACGACGAGGAATATGAGGCCCGCCAGGCCGCTCTGGACCCCTGGGACGAAATCAACATGCAGTATACCTCGGGCACCACGGGTTTTCCGCGCGGGGTCATGCTGACCCACGTGGGCGTGGGCCTCAACGGCTACTGGATCGGCCGCCACCAGGGCTTTACGGAGCAGGACAGGCTCTGCCTGCCGGTGCCGCTTTTCCACTGCTACGGCTGCGTGCTGGGCGTATCGGCCTGCGTCAACCACGGCACCACCATGGTCATTCTGGAAACCTACAATCCCCTGAAAGTGCTGGCCGCCGTGGACAGCGAGCGCTGCACCGCGCTCTACGGCGTGCCCACCATGTTTCTGGCCGAGCTGGAGCACAAGCTCTTCAAGCGCTTTGACGTCTCCAGCCTGCGCACCGGCATCATGGCCGGTTCGGTCTGCCCGGAGCCGCTCATGCGCCGGGTGGTGGAAGACATGTACATGAAGGAAATCACCATCTGCTATGGCCTCACCGAGGCCTCGCCGGTCATGACCCAGTCCGACACCCACGATCCCCTGGCCGTGCGCTGTGAAACCGTGGGCTGCGCCATGCCGGGCATTGAGGTGCGCGTGGGCGACCCGGAGACCTGCGAGGAACTGCCGCGCGGCGAAGTGGGCGAAATCCTCTGCCGGGGCTACAACATCATGAAGGGCTACTACAAGATGCCCGAGGACACGGCCAGGGCCATCAGCCCGGAAGGCTGGCTGCACTCCGGCGACCTGGGCGTCATGGACGAGCATGGCTACGTGCGCGTCACGGGCCGGATCAAGGACATGATCATCCGGGGCGGCGAAAACGTCTACCCGCGCGAAGTGGAAGAATTCCTGCTTCAGATGGACGGCGTGCTGGACGTGCAGGTGGTGGCCGTGCCCAGCCGCAAATACGGCGAGGAAGTGGGGGCCTTCGTCATTCCCCGGCCCGGCGCGGACCTGCTGCCCGAAGACATACGCGACTTCTGCCGGGGCAAGATCGCCTGGTTCAAAATTCCCAAATACGTGGCCCTGGTGGACGCCTTTCCGCTCACGGCCAGCGGCAAGATCCAGAAATACAAGCTGCGAGAAATGGCGGCCGAGCGCTGGCCCGAGCCCATGCAATAA
- a CDS encoding HTH domain-containing protein → MEDKVLEILAKADKPLRPGDIAKELGVDSKDVSKAIAVLKKEGKVMSPKRCFYAPVK, encoded by the coding sequence ATGGAAGACAAGGTTCTCGAAATATTGGCCAAAGCGGACAAGCCCCTGCGCCCCGGCGACATTGCCAAAGAGCTGGGCGTTGACTCCAAGGACGTCAGCAAGGCCATCGCCGTCCTGAAAAAAGAGGGCAAAGTCATGTCGCCCAAGCGCTGCTTTTACGCCCCGGTAAAATAG
- the sppA gene encoding signal peptide peptidase SppA, translated as MNTENFTLTPDDTASPARTLPAAPNSTPSANADPRGATCAAACPLARIPASVWNALLRRPFRKRHPFIFWLSLLALVLIGLAVFSRDENGQGLLSGGDRLALVTVRGPIMDVAPTLAWIRKIERNPQVKGVLLRVDSPGGGAAASQEVYDALARLAQKRPLAVSMGSMAASGGLMVSMAGGRIFANPSTVTGSIGVRMDIPQLQGLLGKIGVGQETLVTAPYKNAGSYLHPLSPEDRAYFEGVLKDMHEQFVDIVAKGRDMPRERAGGLASGKIFTGQEALKLGLVDELGGQDAALRWLAEQTGVPAERKLLTKPKESSWLADSLKSWFGLDLSALATMGGLNAAGSDWRTPVFLYQF; from the coding sequence ATGAACACTGAAAACTTTACGCTGACCCCTGATGATACGGCCTCTCCGGCCCGGACACTCCCCGCCGCCCCGAACAGCACTCCGTCCGCGAATGCCGATCCTCGCGGAGCAACCTGCGCCGCGGCCTGTCCGCTGGCCCGGATTCCGGCTTCGGTCTGGAACGCCCTGTTGCGCCGCCCCTTCCGCAAGCGGCATCCCTTCATCTTCTGGCTCTCGCTCCTGGCCCTGGTTCTGATCGGCCTGGCCGTTTTCAGCCGGGACGAAAACGGCCAGGGCCTGCTCAGCGGCGGCGACCGCCTGGCCCTGGTCACGGTGCGCGGCCCGATTATGGACGTGGCCCCCACCCTGGCCTGGATCCGCAAAATCGAACGCAACCCCCAGGTCAAGGGCGTGTTGCTGCGCGTGGATTCCCCCGGCGGCGGGGCCGCCGCCTCGCAGGAAGTCTACGACGCGCTGGCCCGCCTGGCCCAAAAACGCCCGTTGGCGGTGAGCATGGGCTCCATGGCCGCGTCGGGCGGCCTGATGGTCAGCATGGCCGGAGGCCGGATTTTCGCCAATCCCTCCACGGTCACCGGCTCCATCGGCGTGCGCATGGACATCCCGCAACTCCAGGGGCTGCTGGGCAAGATCGGCGTGGGGCAGGAAACCCTGGTCACCGCGCCTTACAAAAACGCCGGTTCCTATCTGCACCCGCTTTCACCCGAGGATCGGGCCTATTTTGAAGGCGTGCTCAAGGACATGCACGAGCAGTTCGTGGACATTGTGGCCAAGGGGCGGGACATGCCGCGCGAGCGGGCCGGAGGGCTGGCCAGCGGCAAGATCTTTACCGGCCAGGAGGCCCTGAAGCTCGGTCTGGTGGATGAACTGGGCGGCCAGGACGCGGCCCTGCGCTGGCTGGCCGAACAGACCGGCGTGCCCGCCGAGCGCAAGCTGCTGACCAAACCCAAGGAAAGTTCCTGGCTCGCGGACAGCCTCAAATCCTGGTTCGGCCTGGACCTTTCGGCCCTTGCAACCATGGGCGGGCTTAACGCCGCGGGCAGCGACTGGCGGACGCCGGTCTTTCTGTACCAGTTCTGA
- a CDS encoding LexA family transcriptional regulator, whose translation MDHIYKETIERIKAVTHTRTQTALAEILEIRQSSISDAKRRQSVPGAWYMTLFEKLGVNPDWLKSGIGPVYLRTEAGYIPGDGDGTPLAPGLLGSPLSQPALVTMYAMRGDDTGNGAAGATLRPTGSILLPRAYAREGIVVLAVDNDAAAPTVRRGAYVGIDTHADCPASGGLFAITLPHGEIVLRRLLWDEDYFRLCAEDPAYPDRRIRLVRTEWILGRLAWVMQEM comes from the coding sequence ATGGATCATATCTATAAAGAAACGATAGAGCGGATTAAGGCCGTAACCCATACCCGCACGCAAACCGCGTTGGCTGAAATTCTTGAGATCAGGCAATCGAGCATTTCCGACGCCAAAAGACGGCAATCCGTGCCGGGGGCCTGGTATATGACGCTCTTTGAAAAGCTGGGCGTGAACCCCGACTGGCTGAAAAGCGGCATCGGCCCGGTGTATCTGCGCACCGAGGCCGGGTACATCCCCGGCGACGGTGACGGAACGCCCCTGGCCCCCGGCTTGTTGGGCTCGCCTTTGTCGCAACCTGCGCTTGTCACCATGTACGCCATGCGCGGCGACGACACGGGAAACGGGGCAGCCGGGGCCACGCTCCGGCCGACAGGCAGCATCCTCTTGCCCAGGGCATACGCGAGAGAGGGCATAGTCGTTCTGGCAGTGGACAACGACGCGGCCGCGCCCACAGTGCGCCGGGGAGCGTATGTCGGCATTGACACGCACGCCGACTGCCCCGCGAGCGGCGGACTGTTCGCCATCACGCTTCCCCACGGGGAGATCGTCCTGCGCCGACTGCTTTGGGATGAGGATTATTTCCGCTTATGCGCCGAGGACCCCGCGTATCCGGATCGCAGGATACGCTTAGTCCGGACGGAATGGATTCTCGGGCGATTGGCCTGGGTCATGCAGGAAATGTGA
- a CDS encoding helix-turn-helix domain-containing protein has protein sequence MGKKVCIFGQLFREVRRNSGLSQWNVSIKAGIHLSSVHQIEAGHQEPRILGAMRLVGACGGDLSSFFSELAGRMNLYPHPEQTNSFMEGLEEGNASYSSELFEITGYGDLLRYCRTQKGLSQKTTANNIDYDLRSLQRVEKGEQEPKVTTAVKLVTAIEMPPGQFFEWLGFFLSPIG, from the coding sequence ATGGGTAAAAAAGTATGTATTTTTGGCCAGTTATTTCGGGAAGTTCGGAGGAACAGCGGGCTTTCTCAATGGAATGTTTCAATTAAGGCCGGAATTCATCTCAGCAGTGTTCACCAAATCGAAGCAGGCCATCAGGAGCCGCGCATTCTTGGCGCGATGCGGCTTGTCGGCGCATGTGGCGGGGATTTGAGTTCTTTTTTTTCCGAATTAGCTGGAAGAATGAATTTGTATCCCCATCCTGAGCAAACAAATTCTTTTATGGAAGGATTGGAAGAAGGCAATGCTTCTTATTCTTCTGAATTATTTGAAATTACCGGATATGGAGACTTACTGCGATATTGTCGAACCCAAAAGGGACTGTCTCAAAAAACGACAGCAAACAATATTGATTACGATTTAAGGAGCTTGCAACGCGTTGAGAAAGGAGAGCAAGAACCGAAGGTGACGACTGCGGTGAAGTTAGTTACCGCAATCGAAATGCCGCCGGGGCAGTTCTTTGAGTGGTTAGGATTTTTTTTGTCTCCTATTGGGTAA
- a CDS encoding DNA-binding protein yields MGKELCIFGSLFQAVRSQTTLSQWEISVRAGTHLSNVNQVEAGNQEPNVIIAVKMLLAANADIQSFFTSLSPHLFQSIESSKLPVLSQNEFKKKLNSALLPSDETKIFGILLSECRAATNLSQNCVSSIAKYDHRSLQRVEKGIQIPGVINAAKLVAATGIEIGIFFDLFSKKLQAINSTHYK; encoded by the coding sequence ATGGGCAAGGAATTATGCATATTCGGCAGCCTGTTTCAGGCGGTTCGTTCTCAAACTACGCTGTCACAGTGGGAGATTTCCGTCAGGGCGGGAACACATCTGAGCAATGTGAATCAAGTAGAAGCCGGAAATCAGGAACCTAATGTTATTATTGCCGTAAAAATGCTTCTTGCCGCAAATGCCGACATACAATCTTTCTTTACTTCTCTATCCCCCCATTTATTCCAATCTATTGAATCTTCAAAGCTCCCCGTCTTATCTCAAAATGAATTTAAAAAAAAATTGAATTCAGCTCTACTCCCATCAGATGAAACTAAAATTTTTGGAATACTTTTATCTGAATGCAGAGCTGCAACAAATTTATCGCAGAATTGCGTTTCTTCTATAGCAAAATACGACCATAGAAGTCTACAAAGAGTAGAAAAAGGCATACAAATTCCCGGTGTTATTAATGCAGCAAAGCTTGTTGCTGCTACCGGTATTGAGATTGGAATATTTTTTGATCTTTTCAGCAAAAAGTTGCAAGCAATAAACTCAACGCACTATAAATAA
- a CDS encoding helix-turn-helix transcriptional regulator: protein MISSNVKRLMAAKGLTNQTLAARARISADTVARTKSERIRECSLDTLISIAQALGVQTKDLYCESLEIQAGSERGAEPSLLAIELGILIKKKRLSIPKVTQKKLALQSDLEQAYLSKIERGLLQPSLDELIRLAQRINTTASHLLKQVEAAESQKHVSHASKNKFL from the coding sequence ATGATCAGCAGCAACGTAAAACGACTCATGGCGGCCAAAGGGTTGACCAACCAGACCCTTGCGGCGAGGGCTCGCATTTCCGCCGATACAGTCGCGCGCACTAAAAGTGAAAGAATTAGAGAGTGCAGCCTGGATACATTGATTTCCATTGCGCAGGCCCTTGGAGTTCAAACAAAAGATCTCTACTGTGAATCTTTGGAGATACAAGCAGGTTCAGAGCGAGGGGCTGAGCCCTCTCTTTTGGCCATAGAATTAGGAATCCTCATTAAAAAGAAAAGGTTATCAATTCCAAAAGTTACGCAGAAGAAGCTGGCTCTCCAATCCGACCTTGAACAGGCATACCTTTCAAAAATTGAAAGAGGATTATTGCAGCCTTCATTGGACGAACTTATACGCTTGGCCCAACGCATTAATACGACGGCGTCTCATCTCCTGAAACAGGTCGAAGCAGCAGAGAGTCAGAAACACGTATCTCATGCTTCAAAAAATAAATTTCTGTAG
- a CDS encoding helix-turn-helix domain-containing protein, whose protein sequence is MIKSNLAILMKEKKITYRRLEELSGIAGETINRARGALIYECKLSTLDALARALQVKIKDLFDEV, encoded by the coding sequence ATGATAAAAAGCAATCTTGCAATCCTTATGAAGGAAAAGAAAATCACATACCGGCGACTTGAAGAGCTTTCAGGTATTGCGGGAGAGACAATCAACAGGGCTCGAGGAGCATTAATCTACGAATGCAAGTTATCGACCCTTGATGCCTTGGCCAGGGCTCTACAGGTAAAAATTAAAGATTTGTTTGATGAAGTGTGA
- a CDS encoding helix-turn-helix domain-containing protein produces the protein MEPKADNFFGKALLQIRLRLGAVSKLGFSFSAKKDEPWAAGVYSNIFDLRTGRARHRQRAKGQVRNSSQSSQYQLAKLSGISEQDVPPMIESNVKNIMENMHITYAELESMTGLSSQTITRARSRRIREMSLETLETIAHALGVTVKDLFDERIVSHKKQTEQAISQRPSPQNEDQGPPVK, from the coding sequence ATGGAACCAAAAGCCGATAATTTTTTTGGAAAGGCATTGCTTCAAATACGTCTCCGACTAGGGGCTGTTTCTAAATTAGGATTTTCGTTCTCTGCCAAGAAAGACGAACCTTGGGCGGCGGGAGTATATTCAAACATATTCGACCTTCGCACGGGGCGAGCCCGGCACCGGCAGAGGGCGAAAGGACAAGTTAGAAACAGCTCCCAGAGTTCCCAATACCAGCTGGCAAAGTTATCCGGTATTTCAGAGCAGGACGTACCCCCGATGATCGAAAGTAATGTCAAAAATATTATGGAAAATATGCATATTACATATGCCGAACTGGAATCGATGACAGGACTTTCGAGCCAGACCATTACCCGCGCCAGGAGCCGCAGAATCCGGGAAATGAGCTTGGAAACACTGGAAACTATTGCTCATGCGCTTGGAGTGACGGTTAAAGACCTGTTTGATGAACGTATTGTTTCCCATAAAAAGCAGACAGAGCAAGCCATCTCTCAGCGCCCTTCTCCGCAAAACGAAGATCAGGGGCCTCCTGTGAAATAA
- a CDS encoding helix-turn-helix domain-containing protein has product MAGRSVQQISRIECGEREPKLSTIIMLARALNMGPGILVNEAQR; this is encoded by the coding sequence TTGGCGGGGCGCTCCGTTCAGCAGATCAGCCGGATTGAGTGCGGCGAAAGAGAACCCAAACTTTCAACAATTATTATGCTCGCCCGCGCACTGAATATGGGGCCGGGGATTTTGGTGAACGAGGCGCAAAGGTGA
- a CDS encoding 30S ribosomal protein S1, giving the protein MADKETGHDEINFESALENYLNPDFGDLEEGSITKGEIVRVDDDNVLVDVNFKSEGQIPAAEFRDAAGNMAVSVGDRVDVYVVRKNEMDGTITLSFEKAKRMQVFDQLEDVQENNRVIKGHIVRRIKGGYTVDIGGVEAFLPGSHVDLRPVPDMDALVNQEFEFRVLKINRRRSNVIVSRRVLLEEERDSKRQDLLRTLEEGQIVQGKAKNITEYGVFVDLGGLDGLLHITDMSWKRIRHPKEMITMGQELTLKVLSFDRENNKVSLGLKQLVPDPWQDISARFPEGAKCTGKVTNLVDYGAFVELEPGVEGLVHISEMSWTRKLRHPSQMVHTGDEVEVVILGVDGEKKRISLGMKQVRPNPWELVAERYPEGTVLEGVIKNITEFGMFIGIEDGIDGLIHVSDISWTKKVRHPNELYKVGDTVQAKVLTVDQENEKFTLGVKQLVDDPWGHVPDTYPVGCTIKGVVTNITDFGLFVEVEEGIEGLVHVSELSGKKVKTPAEIYKEGQEIQAKVIHVSAEERRLGLSIKQIKDEEERRKPKEFHSGPQEAGQSLGDLLKQKFEESENSENS; this is encoded by the coding sequence ATGGCAGACAAGGAAACCGGGCACGACGAAATTAATTTCGAAAGCGCCCTCGAAAACTATCTCAATCCCGATTTCGGCGACCTTGAAGAAGGCTCCATTACCAAAGGCGAGATCGTCCGTGTGGATGACGACAATGTGCTGGTGGACGTGAATTTCAAGTCCGAGGGGCAGATCCCCGCGGCTGAATTCCGTGACGCCGCGGGCAACATGGCCGTCAGCGTGGGCGACAGGGTGGACGTTTATGTGGTGCGCAAGAACGAAATGGACGGCACCATCACCCTTTCCTTTGAAAAGGCCAAACGCATGCAGGTCTTCGACCAGCTCGAGGACGTGCAGGAAAATAACAGGGTCATCAAGGGCCATATCGTGCGTCGCATCAAGGGCGGCTACACGGTGGACATCGGCGGGGTGGAGGCGTTTTTGCCCGGTTCGCATGTGGATCTGCGTCCCGTGCCGGATATGGACGCTCTGGTCAACCAGGAATTTGAATTCCGCGTGCTCAAGATCAACCGCCGCCGCAGCAACGTCATTGTTTCCCGCCGCGTGCTGCTGGAAGAGGAGCGCGATTCCAAGCGTCAGGATCTGCTGCGCACCCTGGAGGAAGGCCAGATCGTCCAGGGCAAGGCCAAGAACATCACCGAGTACGGCGTGTTTGTGGACCTGGGCGGCCTGGACGGCCTGCTGCACATCACGGACATGAGCTGGAAGCGCATCCGCCATCCCAAGGAAATGATCACCATGGGCCAGGAGCTGACCCTCAAGGTGCTTTCCTTCGACCGTGAGAACAACAAGGTTTCCTTGGGCCTCAAGCAGCTCGTGCCCGATCCCTGGCAGGATATCTCCGCCCGCTTCCCCGAAGGCGCCAAGTGCACCGGCAAGGTCACCAACCTGGTGGACTACGGCGCGTTTGTGGAGCTGGAGCCCGGCGTGGAAGGCTTGGTGCACATCTCCGAAATGTCCTGGACGCGCAAGCTGCGTCATCCCTCCCAGATGGTCCACACCGGCGACGAAGTGGAAGTGGTCATCTTGGGCGTGGACGGCGAAAAGAAGCGCATCAGCCTGGGTATGAAGCAGGTCCGTCCCAATCCCTGGGAACTGGTGGCCGAGAGATATCCTGAAGGTACCGTCCTTGAGGGCGTCATCAAGAACATTACCGAATTCGGCATGTTCATCGGCATTGAGGACGGCATCGACGGCCTTATCCACGTGTCCGACATTTCCTGGACCAAGAAGGTGCGCCATCCCAACGAGCTGTACAAGGTGGGCGACACCGTGCAGGCCAAGGTGCTCACCGTGGACCAGGAGAACGAGAAGTTCACCTTGGGCGTCAAGCAGCTGGTGGACGATCCCTGGGGCCATGTGCCGGATACCTATCCCGTGGGCTGCACCATCAAGGGCGTGGTGACCAACATCACCGACTTCGGCCTCTTTGTGGAAGTTGAAGAGGGCATCGAAGGTTTGGTGCATGTCTCCGAACTGTCCGGCAAGAAAGTCAAGACCCCGGCGGAAATCTACAAGGAAGGCCAGGAAATCCAGGCCAAGGTCATCCATGTCAGCGCCGAGGAGCGCCGTCTGGGCCTCTCCATCAAGCAGATCAAGGATGAAGAGGAGCGCCGCAAACCCAAGGAATTCCATTCCGGCCCGCAGGAAGCCGGGCAGAGCTTGGGCGACCTGCTCAAGCAGAAGTTCGAGGAAAGCGAAAACAGCGAAAACAGCTAG
- a CDS encoding sirohydrochlorin cobaltochelatase, giving the protein MSRTLRVFPRVLPLFLLLLALLAASVQAADQKAPKEGVLLVAFGTSVPEALPSFKAVDASFKAAFPDTPVVWSYTSQIIRKKLAKQGKPVGGISDGLAALAKAGVKVVRVQSLHVMPGEEFTELERAVLLDIQKHPGRFEAVYLGRPLLESHKDALSVAKAVLADMGGKRRKGEAVVLMGHGQAHGRADLVFEGTRATFKESDPLVFMATVEGARGIDDLLAELKAHKIKKVWLQPLMVVAGDHARNDLAGDEEDSWASKLKAAGFKVEANLKGLGEVPGVRDLFVDHAKQNVDDLTKEPKKQ; this is encoded by the coding sequence ATGTCTCGTACGTTGCGCGTGTTCCCGCGCGTCCTGCCGCTTTTCCTGCTTCTGCTGGCCCTGCTGGCCGCGTCCGTCCAAGCGGCGGATCAGAAAGCCCCCAAGGAAGGGGTGCTGCTGGTGGCTTTCGGCACCAGCGTGCCCGAAGCCCTGCCCTCGTTCAAGGCCGTGGACGCGTCCTTCAAGGCCGCGTTTCCGGACACGCCCGTGGTCTGGTCCTACACCTCGCAGATCATCCGCAAAAAACTTGCCAAGCAGGGCAAGCCCGTGGGCGGCATCAGCGACGGCTTGGCCGCGCTGGCCAAGGCGGGGGTGAAAGTGGTGCGCGTGCAGTCCCTGCATGTGATGCCCGGCGAGGAATTTACGGAGCTTGAGCGGGCCGTGCTGCTGGATATCCAGAAGCATCCGGGCCGTTTTGAGGCCGTGTACCTGGGCCGCCCCCTGCTGGAGTCGCACAAGGATGCCTTAAGCGTGGCCAAGGCCGTGCTTGCTGATATGGGCGGCAAGCGCCGGAAGGGCGAGGCTGTGGTGCTCATGGGCCACGGACAGGCCCACGGCCGGGCGGACCTGGTTTTTGAAGGCACACGGGCCACGTTCAAGGAAAGTGACCCCCTGGTCTTCATGGCCACAGTGGAAGGCGCGCGCGGCATTGACGACCTGCTGGCCGAGCTCAAAGCCCACAAGATCAAGAAAGTCTGGCTGCAGCCCCTGATGGTGGTGGCCGGGGACCACGCCCGCAACGACCTGGCCGGGGACGAGGAGGATTCCTGGGCTTCCAAGCTCAAGGCCGCCGGTTTCAAGGTGGAGGCCAACCTCAAGGGCCTGGGCGAAGTGCCCGGCGTGCGTGATCTCTTTGTGGACCATGCCAAGCAAAATGTGGACGACCTGACCAAGGAACCCAAGAAGCAGTAA